The Brasilonema sennae CENA114 genome includes a region encoding these proteins:
- a CDS encoding DUF1822 family protein, whose translation MSSTSQYISVPLDKNAHCYAEEFAAEQATPEKGKQVYLNTLAVYAVHSYLKCLGIETDLTGSDSWHPGLRALLNVADLVLPNVGKLECRPVLPGERTLKIPLEVTQDGLGYVAVEFHDSLNSVQLLGFAPTMTSDEPPEEPDLEQLQSLVTLIETIHMVNLRQWLEGIFKQNWQAPELVLAGNSKRTLNFKSIQINNSTSRAKVMTLAGHPLVLVVQLTPKNTEEINIRLRLYPGNNVSYLPQDLQIILFDQAGTACMEAQTRSTNDCIQLEFGCQLGEKFSINVILKKTSLTEKFVI comes from the coding sequence ATGAGCAGTACATCCCAATATATTAGCGTTCCTCTTGACAAAAATGCCCATTGCTATGCTGAAGAATTTGCTGCTGAACAAGCTACACCCGAAAAAGGCAAACAAGTTTATCTCAACACTCTAGCTGTTTACGCTGTTCATAGTTATTTGAAATGCTTGGGGATAGAAACAGACCTCACTGGTAGCGACAGTTGGCATCCAGGCTTAAGAGCACTTTTGAATGTAGCTGATTTGGTTTTACCAAATGTAGGCAAATTGGAATGTCGTCCGGTACTACCTGGTGAGAGGACTTTAAAAATTCCTCTAGAGGTGACACAAGATGGGCTAGGTTATGTAGCTGTTGAGTTTCATGACTCCTTAAATTCAGTACAGTTGTTAGGATTTGCACCAACTATGACTTCTGATGAGCCTCCCGAAGAACCTGATCTGGAACAATTACAATCTCTGGTAACACTCATTGAGACTATTCACATGGTTAACTTACGCCAATGGCTTGAGGGAATCTTTAAGCAAAATTGGCAAGCCCCGGAATTAGTCCTGGCTGGTAACTCGAAAAGAACTCTGAACTTTAAAAGCATTCAAATAAACAACTCTACGAGTCGAGCGAAGGTGATGACTTTAGCAGGTCATCCTCTTGTACTGGTAGTACAACTAACTCCTAAAAATACAGAAGAAATTAATATTCGCCTGCGTCTTTATCCAGGTAATAATGTTAGTTATCTACCTCAAGATTTACAAATCATTCTTTTCGACCAAGCTGGGACTGCCTGCATGGAAGCACAAACCAGAAGTACTAATGACTGCATACAATTGGAATTTGGTTGCCAACTAGGAGAAAAGTTTAGTATCAATGTGATATTAAAAAAGACCAGCCTGACTGAAAAGTTTGTTATTTGA
- a CDS encoding DUF561 domain-containing protein — MTMHPTIQRAFANRRALKVISGLNNFDRDTVQAIVKAAHHGGATFVDIAADPALVQMAKELTNVPVCVSTVEPEKFVQAVAAGADLIEIGNFDSFYAQGRKFEAEEVLALTHQTRVLLPEITLSVTVPHILTLDQQVQLAEDLVKAGADIIQTEGGTSSNPTHPGTLGLVEKAAPTLAAAYEISRAVSVPVLCASGISSVTAPLAVAAGAAGVGVGSAINQLNSEVAMIAAVRGLVEALGTVSFGAIALRADA; from the coding sequence ATGACAATGCATCCTACTATCCAACGTGCATTTGCCAACCGCCGCGCTCTCAAAGTTATCAGCGGCTTGAATAACTTCGATCGCGATACAGTGCAAGCAATCGTCAAAGCAGCCCATCACGGTGGTGCTACTTTTGTTGATATCGCAGCTGATCCTGCTTTGGTACAAATGGCAAAAGAGTTGACAAATGTACCAGTTTGTGTTTCAACCGTAGAACCAGAGAAATTTGTCCAAGCTGTTGCAGCAGGTGCAGATTTAATTGAAATTGGTAATTTTGATTCTTTTTATGCTCAAGGACGCAAATTTGAGGCTGAGGAAGTTTTAGCACTGACTCACCAAACCCGCGTTCTCCTTCCTGAAATCACCCTTTCTGTGACTGTTCCCCATATTTTGACACTAGATCAACAGGTACAGTTGGCAGAGGATCTGGTAAAAGCTGGCGCAGATATCATCCAAACCGAAGGTGGAACTAGTAGCAACCCAACTCACCCTGGAACTTTGGGACTCGTTGAAAAAGCTGCTCCTACTTTAGCAGCAGCTTATGAAATTTCTCGTGCGGTGTCAGTTCCAGTGTTGTGTGCTTCTGGTATTTCCAGCGTTACAGCACCTCTTGCTGTTGCTGCTGGTGCAGCGGGTGTTGGTGTCGGTTCTGCTATCAACCAACTCAATAGCGAAGTCGCCATGATTGCTGCTGTACGTGGTTTGGTGGAAGCGTTGGGAACTGTCAGTTTTGGTGCGATTGCGCTCCGCGCAGACGCCTAA
- a CDS encoding substrate-binding domain-containing protein, which translates to MSSRHLKPDEQQDLLGNKLQQNPVADDIIAIVVNRNLGISNLTVEQLKGIYTGTFLNWKDVGGSDVPITPYSRPLEASGTTEFFKENVLQGQNFGKNVQFQPTTSRIQKIIGESNLGGIYYLTSSEISKSLVKSLRINGTDHKEIEKYPIIRRLFVITKQDSRQDEQIGNSYVKLLKTEEGQKLIKEALHEAQ; encoded by the coding sequence CTGTCTTCACGACATCTCAAGCCAGATGAGCAGCAGGATCTTCTTGGAAACAAGCTACAACAAAATCCTGTGGCGGATGATATCATTGCAATTGTAGTTAATCGTAATTTGGGCATTTCCAATCTAACTGTAGAACAACTTAAAGGAATTTACACTGGTACATTTCTTAACTGGAAAGATGTTGGTGGATCAGATGTCCCAATCACACCCTACTCTCGTCCACTTGAAGCAAGTGGTACTACTGAATTCTTTAAAGAAAACGTTTTACAAGGTCAGAATTTTGGAAAAAATGTTCAATTCCAGCCTACTACCTCCCGTATTCAAAAAATAATTGGAGAATCAAATTTAGGTGGCATTTACTATCTTACTTCGTCCGAGATTAGTAAGAGTCTTGTTAAGTCTTTACGTATCAATGGTACCGATCATAAAGAAATAGAAAAATATCCTATTATTAGGCGTCTATTTGTAATTACAAAGCAGGATAGTAGACAAGATGAACAGATAGGAAATTCTTACGTTAAACTATTGAAAACAGAGGAAGGACAAAAGTTAATTAAAGAAGCATTACACGAAGCCCAGTAA
- a CDS encoding CHAT domain-containing protein, with the protein MAIVKLKLREGSKKGFQVTLKETNRDDEIEGHLLPLPQEIDPTQETSAFCRWQLGYREEEDVRSSYTRITPIGIKHSSPEEYAKYAEDVKTYLNQWLNSGDNEWLRIRDALVAICSRLNSASDEVGILLDVKDINLCRLPLQEWNFIENHCPQAEIAFRLPKSKDGKPSIHPLSSSKIRILVVVGWNNDINTDQDLKEIQRLEELGAEVKYLEQPKHDVLCDALWDQQGYHIFVYIGHSISKEDGQIGWIKVNEQEDLSIEDVKNALKEAINKGLQLAIFNSCDGLGLANQLAHLHLPQSIVMREPVPDQVAVKFLKYFFKEFTHGKSLFAAVHRSRKRLEDVFKSRYPGVHWLPVICVSHSVKKPLTWQDLIKSCSANDVLKKSPKKPQTTSKLKQNWIAVSLLLLFLSGGVVIWWVTNQKQAQMVVRTSQINFIDVSGIPQGKWLFNGSTSWEEIIKKVHPKIQQELRQITLSLRPHPTSQRGSQIGINMLKNGEI; encoded by the coding sequence ATGGCGATCGTCAAACTAAAACTTAGAGAAGGCTCAAAAAAAGGATTCCAAGTTACTCTGAAAGAAACAAATCGCGATGATGAGATAGAAGGCCATCTACTGCCGCTTCCACAAGAAATAGATCCAACACAAGAAACATCAGCTTTCTGTCGATGGCAATTAGGCTATCGAGAAGAAGAAGATGTGCGCTCATCATATACACGCATTACACCTATAGGTATCAAACATAGTTCTCCCGAAGAATACGCTAAATACGCTGAAGACGTCAAAACCTACCTCAATCAATGGCTCAACTCTGGAGATAATGAATGGTTGCGAATCCGGGATGCGTTAGTCGCGATTTGCTCGCGATTGAATAGTGCAAGTGACGAAGTTGGCATACTTCTTGATGTAAAAGATATTAACTTGTGCCGCCTTCCTTTACAAGAGTGGAACTTTATTGAAAACCATTGTCCGCAAGCGGAAATAGCCTTCAGGCTTCCCAAGAGCAAAGACGGCAAACCTAGTATTCATCCCCTCAGCAGTTCCAAAATCAGAATTCTAGTGGTTGTAGGTTGGAACAATGACATCAATACTGATCAGGACTTAAAAGAAATTCAGCGTTTAGAAGAACTTGGGGCAGAAGTTAAGTATTTAGAGCAACCAAAGCATGACGTTTTGTGTGATGCTTTGTGGGATCAACAGGGATATCACATATTTGTCTATATTGGACACAGCATTAGTAAAGAAGATGGACAAATTGGTTGGATAAAAGTGAATGAGCAAGAAGATTTAAGTATTGAGGATGTTAAGAATGCCTTAAAAGAAGCGATTAACAAAGGATTACAGTTAGCGATTTTTAATTCTTGCGATGGCTTGGGATTAGCTAACCAACTTGCCCACTTACACTTGCCACAAAGCATAGTGATGCGGGAACCCGTACCAGATCAAGTGGCTGTGAAGTTTTTGAAATACTTTTTTAAAGAATTTACTCATGGTAAATCTCTCTTTGCTGCTGTACACAGATCTCGCAAACGTCTAGAAGATGTTTTCAAATCTCGTTATCCTGGTGTCCATTGGTTGCCTGTTATTTGTGTAAGTCATAGTGTCAAAAAGCCGCTTACCTGGCAAGATCTTATTAAAAGTTGCTCAGCAAATGATGTTTTAAAAAAATCACCCAAAAAACCTCAGACAACATCCAAATTAAAACAGAATTGGATTGCTGTTAGCTTACTACTTCTATTTCTCAGTGGTGGGGTAGTTATCTGGTGGGTAACCAACCAAAAACAAGCACAAATGGTAGTTAGGACATCGCAAATAAACTTCATAGATGTTAGTGGTATTCCTCAAGGAAAGTGGTTATTTAATGGAAGTACAAGTTGGGAAGAGATTATTAAAAAAGTACACCCCAAGATTCAACAGGAATTACGGCAAATTACGTTAAGCCTCCGTCCCCATCCTACCTCGCAACGAGGTTCACAAATAGGAATTAATATGCTGAAGAATGGTGAGATTTAG